Proteins encoded in a region of the Neodiprion lecontei isolate iyNeoLeco1 chromosome 5, iyNeoLeco1.1, whole genome shotgun sequence genome:
- the LOC107221272 gene encoding acetylcholine receptor subunit beta-like 1: MYFCLKFMRFLLTASLFCVVGFCSEDEERLVRDLFRGYNKLIRPVQNMTQKVDVRFGLAFVQLINVNEKNQIMKSNVWLRFVWTDYQLQWDEADYGGIGVLRLPPDKVWKPDIVLFNNADGNYEVRYKSNVLIYPTGEVLWVPPAIYQSSCTIDVTYFPFDQQTCIMKFGSWTFNGDQVSLALYNDKNFVDLSDYWKSGTWDIISVPAYLNIYHSDFPTETDITFYIIIRRKTLFYTVNLILPTVLISFLCVLVFYLPAEAGEKVTLGISILLSLVVFLLLVSKILPPTSLVLPLIAKYLLFTFIMNTVSILVTVIIINWNFRGPRTHRMPQLIRKIFLKYLPTILLMRRPKKTRLRWMMEIPNVTLPASTYSGSPTELPKHLPAGLAKPKMEVMELSDLHHPNCKINRKVHHTTSASTTAAGGGDALGDRRGSESSDSVLLSPEASKATEAVEFIAEHLRNEDLYIQTREDWKYVAMVIDRLQLYIFFVVTTAGTIGILMDAPHIFEYVDQDRIIEIYRGK, translated from the exons atgtatttttgtttaaagTTCATGCGGTTTTTGCTAACCGCTTCTCTGTTCTGCGTTG TTGGCTTCTGCTCCGAAGATGAAGAACGTCTGGTCCGCGATTTATTTCGCGGATACAACAAGCTCATCCGCCCCGTTCAAAACATGACCCAAAAAGTCGACGTCAGATTTGGACTTGCTTTTGTGCAGCTGATCAATGtg aatgagaaaaaccaGATCATGAAGTCCAATGTCTGGCTGCGATTCGTCTGGACCGATTATCAGCTGCAATGGGACGAGGCGGATTATGGAGGGATTGGAGTGTTGCGTTTGCCGCCCGATAAGGTTTGGAAGCCAGACATCGTTCTGTTCAACAA CGCTGACGGCAACTACGAGGTTCGGTACAAGAGCAACGTTCTGATATACCCAACGGGAGAAGTTCTCTGGGTGCCTCCAGCGATCTACCAGAGTTCGTGCACCATTGACGTCACCTACTTCCCCTTTGACCAGCAAACGTGCATCATGAAGTTTGGATCCTGGACGTTCAACGGTGACCAGGTGTCCCTGGCACTTTACAACGACAAGAACTTCGTGGACCTTTCGGACTATTGGAAGAGCGGCACATGGGACATCATCAGCGTGCCCGCCTATCTGAACATATACCACAGCGACTTTCCGACCGAGACCGACATCACGTTCTACATAATAATCAGGAGGAAGACCTTGTTTTACACGGTCAATCTCATCCTTCCAACCGTCCTCATCTCGTTCCTCTGCGTCCTCGTGTTCTACCTGCCAGCCGAAGCGGGGGAGAAAGTCACCCTTGGCATCAGTATCCTCTTGTCGCTTGTCGTGTTCCTCCTGCTGGTCAGCAAGATCCTGCCGCCAACATCGCTTGTGCTTCCGTTGATAGCGAAGTACCTCTTGTTCACCTTTATAATGAACACCGTCAGTATTTTGGTCACGGTTATCATAATAAACTGGAACTTTCGAGGGCCGAGGACTCACCGTATGCCGCAACTGATACGGAAGATATTCCTCAAGTatctgccgaccatcctcctCATGCGTAGACCCAAGAAGACTAGGCTCAGGTGGATGATGGAAATTCCGAACGTCACTCTCCCGGCCTCAACTTACTCCGGAAGTCCCACCGAGCTTCCGAAACACCTGCCAGCTGGTCTCGCTAAGCCCAAAATGGAAGTAATGGAACTCTCCGACTTGCATCACCCCAACTGCAAGATCAATCGAAAGGTTCACCACACCACAAGCGCTTCGACAACTGCAGCTGGAGGAGGTGATGCTTTGGGGGATAGGAGAGGATCGGAAAGCTCCGATTCGGTGCTGCTAAGTCCAGAAGCTAGCAAGGCAACGGAGGCCGTTGAGTTCATCGCCGAGCACTTGAGGAACGAGGATCTTTACATTCAG ACACGAGAGGATTGGAAATACGTTGCAATGGTGATCGATCGGCTGCAgctgtatatattttttgttgtcACAACGGCTGGGACAATAGGGATACTGATGGACGCACCTCATATATTCGAGTACGTCGATCAGGACCGTATAATTGAGATTTATCGAGGAAAGTAA